From Polyodon spathula isolate WHYD16114869_AA chromosome 26, ASM1765450v1, whole genome shotgun sequence, one genomic window encodes:
- the LOC121301041 gene encoding actin-related protein 2/3 complex subunit 1A-like, which produces MSLHQFLLEPITCHSWNHDRTQVAISPNNHEVHIYRKSGNQWVKAHELKEHNGHITGIDWAPKSDRIVTCGADRNAYVWSQKDGVWKPTLVILRINRAATFVKWSPSENKFAVGSGARLISVCYFESENDWWVSKHIKKPIRSTVLSLDWHPNNVLLAAGSCDFKCRVFSAYIKEVDEKPAATPWGSKMPFGQVMAEFGGAGSGGWVHSVSFSVSGNRLAWVSHDSTVSVVDAPKSMMVSHLKTEYLPLLSVIFISENSVVAAGHDCCPMLYNYDDRGTLTFISKLDIPKQSIQRNISAMERFRNMDKRATTEDRNSNLETLHQNSITQVSIYEGDKRDCWKFCTTGIDGAMTIWDFKTLESSIQGLRIM; this is translated from the exons ATGTCCCTGCATCAGTTTCTATTGGAACCAATCACCTGTCATTCCTGGAACCATGACCGAACTC AGGTTGCCATTAGCCCCAATAACCACGAGGTCCATATCTATAGGAAGAGTGGGAACCAGTGGGTCAAAGCTCATGAGCTTAAGGAGCACAACGGGCACATTACAG GCATTGACTGGGCCCCAAAAAGTGACCGCATTGTAACTTGCGGCGCAGACCGCAATGCTTATGTCTGGAGCCAGAAGGACGGGGTCTGGAAACCCACTCTGGTGATCCTGAGGATTAACCGTGCTGCCACTTTTGTAAAGTGGTCACCCTCTGAGAATAAGTTTGCAGTGGGCAGTGGAGCTCGACTTATCTCTGTCTGCTACTTTGAGTCTGAAAATGACTG GTGGGTCAGCAAACACATCAAGAAGCCGATTCGCTCCACTGTCCTGAGCTTAGACTGGCATCCAAACAACGTCCTGCTAGCTGCAGGGTCATGTGACTTCAAATGCAG AGTCTTTTCTGCATACATCAAGGAAGTGGACGAGAAACCAGCTGCCACTCCCTGGGGTTCTAAGATGCCCTTTGGTCAGGTGATGGCAGAGTTTGGTGGCGCTGGCAGTGGAGGATGGGTACACAGCGTCAGTTTCTCCGTCAGCGGAAACCGCCTTGCTTGGGTCAGCCACGACAGTACTGTGTCGGTCGTAGATGCTCCTAAAAGCATGAT ggtcTCCCACCTAAAGACTGAATACCTTCCTCTTCTGAGTGTGATATTCATCTCAGAGAACAGTGTTGTAGCAGCT GGTCATGACTGCTGCCCAATGTTGTACAATTATGATGACCGTGGCACCCTGACCTTCATCTCTAAATTAGACATTCCGAAGCAGAGCATCCAGCGCAACATCTCTGCCATGGAGCGCTTCCGCAACATGGACAAGAGAGCCACTACCGAGGACCGCAACTCGAACCTGGAGACACTGCACCAAAACAGCATCAC CCAAGTGTCTATATATGAAGGCGATAAAAGAGATTGTTGGAAATTCTGCACTACTGGAATTGATGGAGCCATGACCATATGGGATTTCAAG ACGCTGGAGTCTTCTATCCAGGGCCTTCGGATCATGTGA